In Halobacteriovorax marinus SJ, the following proteins share a genomic window:
- the lgt gene encoding prolipoprotein diacylglyceryl transferase produces the protein MNPLNIDPIIFSIGPVSVRWYGMMYVIGFVIANILLKKLVEKGFYKIEKDKIDSMITTMLICMFLGARFAYVFIYNWDYYSGHIGELFYVWQGGLSFHGALAGLLFGGWYFGRKNGVSWAQVMDATALAGTPGLFFGRMGNFINGELYGRVTDSPFGMVFKTGGPYPRHPSQLYEGFAEGILLTLILWLIMTKVKRHGVIACSFVIGYGFFRYFIEFFREADQQLGYYFGGTTTMGQILCLIMIIGGFAALYLNSKREDPI, from the coding sequence ATGAACCCTCTCAATATCGATCCAATTATTTTTTCCATAGGACCTGTAAGTGTACGTTGGTATGGAATGATGTATGTCATCGGTTTTGTAATCGCAAATATCTTATTAAAGAAACTTGTAGAAAAAGGTTTTTATAAAATCGAAAAAGATAAAATCGACTCAATGATTACCACTATGCTTATTTGCATGTTCTTGGGTGCGCGATTTGCTTATGTCTTCATTTATAACTGGGATTATTACTCAGGTCACATCGGAGAATTATTCTATGTTTGGCAGGGGGGATTAAGTTTCCATGGTGCTTTGGCCGGCCTACTATTTGGAGGTTGGTATTTTGGTAGAAAAAATGGAGTTTCTTGGGCACAGGTTATGGACGCTACGGCCCTTGCTGGAACACCGGGACTCTTCTTTGGGAGAATGGGGAATTTTATAAATGGTGAACTCTATGGAAGAGTTACTGATTCTCCTTTTGGAATGGTTTTTAAAACAGGTGGCCCTTACCCGAGACATCCCTCTCAGCTTTATGAAGGTTTCGCTGAGGGAATACTTCTTACATTGATCCTTTGGCTAATTATGACAAAAGTAAAAAGACACGGCGTGATTGCATGTTCTTTTGTAATTGGTTATGGATTCTTTAGATACTTTATCGAGTTTTTCAGAGAGGCCGATCAACAATTAGGTTACTACTTCGGTGGAACGACTACGATGGGACAAATTCTATGTCTGATTATGATAATTGGAGGCTTTGCAGCTCTCTACCTAAACTCTAAACGTGAAGATCCTATTTAG
- the rpmA gene encoding 50S ribosomal protein L27, which yields MAHKKAGGSTSNGRDSNPNMYGVKKFGGEKVIPGNIIIRQAGNKFHAGPGVKQGKDCTLFAVTEGSVKFSYYNKTKKIVSVVQG from the coding sequence ATGGCACACAAGAAAGCCGGTGGTTCAACAAGTAACGGACGTGATTCAAACCCAAATATGTACGGGGTTAAGAAATTTGGTGGTGAGAAAGTCATCCCAGGAAATATTATCATCAGACAAGCTGGAAACAAGTTCCACGCAGGTCCAGGTGTTAAGCAAGGTAAAGACTGTACTCTTTTCGCGGTAACAGAAGGTTCTGTTAAGTTTTCATACTATAACAAAACTAAGAAAATCGTATCAGTTGTACAAGGTTAA